The proteins below come from a single Benincasa hispida cultivar B227 chromosome 4, ASM972705v1, whole genome shotgun sequence genomic window:
- the LOC120075431 gene encoding adenylate kinase, chloroplastic: MALHSSFTAVAYANPVSSYRQPQPVHFPYVLNNSISFTRHCRALSLPCSDVSPSLKATFSPVLTVTAHATPEPLRIMISGAPASGKGTQCELITQKYGLVHIAAGDLLRAEVNSGSKNGKLAKEYMEKGQLVPNDIVVLMVKERLLQPDSQENGWLLDGYPRSYSQAIALKELGFKPDLFILLEVPEEILVERVVGRRLDPVTGRIYHLKYSPPDTEEVAARLTQRFDDTEEKVRLRLQTHHQNLEDVLSMYQDVTVKVNGNAPKTDVFDQIDKLLTGLLEQRKAAIESLAA; the protein is encoded by the exons ATGGCGCTCCATTCCAGTTTCACAGCGGTTGCATACGCGAATCCAGTTTCTTCGTATAGGCAACCGCAACCAGTTCATTTCCCTTACGTTTTGAATAATTCAATCTCGTTTACTCGTCACTGTCGAGCCCTAAGTCTTCCGTGTTCCGACGTTTCTCCGTCACTGAAGGCTACGTTTTCTCCCGTATTAACT GTCACGGCTCATGCAACACCAGAGCCTCTTAGAATCATGATATCTGGTGCTCCTGCTTCCGGTAAAGGCACACAATGCGAACTTATTACTCAGAAA TATGGTTTGGTGCACATCGCTGCTGGAGATTTACTTAGGGCAGAAGTCAATAGTGGCAGCAAAAATGGGAAGCTAGCAAAAGAGTACATGGAGAAAGGACAACTAGTCCCTAATGATATAGTCGTGCTG ATGGTAAAGGAGCGGCTGTTGCAACCTGATTCTCAGGAGAATGGTTGGCTCTTGGATGGTTATCCTAGGAGTTATTCTCAAGCAATTGCTCTTAAGGAACTTGGCTTTAAGCCTGATCTTTTCATTCTTCTTGAA GTCCCTGAAGAAATTCTTGTTGAGAGAGTTGTTGGAAGAAGACTGGATCCCGTTACTGGTAGGATATATCACTTAAAGTATTCTCCTCCTGACACTGAAGAGGTTGCTGCTAGACTTACACAGCGCTTTGATGACACTGAAGAAAAG GTGAGGTTAAGATTGCAAACTCATCACCAGAATCTGGAGGATGTCCTTTCCATGTATCAAGATGTGACAGTTAAG GTGAATGGAAATGCGCCAAAGACAGATGTATTTGATCAAATAGATAAACTGCTAACAGGACTTCTAGAGCAACGGAAGGCTGCTATAGAATCTCTGGCAGCATAG